The Triplophysa rosa linkage group LG3, Trosa_1v2, whole genome shotgun sequence genome has a segment encoding these proteins:
- the spg11 gene encoding spatacsin isoform X2, whose translation MCCLDTESKLKIKDITDSSGSVHRLQESYTDFCWEDLSEHDRQDVNPKLLTVDSQCSLRLYGIDPHGQVSLVCESPSDTLLESVKDNHSDVSELRTVRLLSFMDGRCVLLVNSSVVLQIRWTEDSSHLSSCRLGLPPQTQDECVDYHLCRGILFLLFGSGVTYVFDSTDGKLMATVDLPSYCGGGQTDADFSPPVTFCRFQISHDLNAAVTVTCHNQALAVDLNDYFRVFPDHLCCRAAPDRPLIKPVESWDHDSLLSSAHSLSVLDTPFQTDRSWESRLSSLYIRSKAPARPAHRLPWYKDFPHVECRRASATAKLSQPSVKPGGAVMCFHVPEGATAAMLTVSEFSAVVTFVSPGNTTLAYWDLEGESVTYHRTETPAVPVQRSDEEHQCLLLKGSGLSAVLFCVTQEELLNRLMVFGTAGTVDSLCHLNAWGRCSIPIHALQAGLKNHQLDTVDFFLKSKENILSPTSGFVLPDQASAVSSQTQLRNIHALCPALDLLHSAIQDTHTEAQSRQFCEQLLSITLTFLNTQTRVLLTGTHELDVHLQECVRILDGYISDLRGYMKKFPWPDGGAAETPACPHTPTSDAATEREWQSMSDEEVVQRAVLSRRIPHAQAFLRRRCSVECSLEDVRKTGLRRVFTCLTRRDLQTAEMLLANMAFNVKEQLHSICVHTADRDLRAFMVEELQRQSYLSPGEVKQVEFIKTIETLCSTPATRCSNPLDSSRVLQMTRSDPESRRLLEEIVQDPARSSSRSLLDCVRLDWIRCWDTDAQSSVLLSRLQDSTLGSCDAVTLWSYLTCLHDWGRVTAWVCSMTARDTETTAAPRWPALTPHIINSYSHCGEYMRNQILDLLAPQGLFVQSEMDDFEQLLWRLGQAGGVMRDGSGPPVPQFLSSQGQEFHQRFILHCLENSLQYLLYTYLEHYRLTPGNCPGLDDRNLFESFPWFEMMLKLQRIPRDLKDPERVFQASLTGAQVLLPGSQASISSMLLEGHSLLALSTIMFRPGGIDQAMREGERGQDPLSRVDPQLLRMALGAYPKLKTALFPQIGPRGASSCDISLYHLMQSLQPLDPSRLFSWQAGNVAGGTETSSEPPHFSSPHLVSRHSLIENLDYLYYLSHRRPAFAYGVFLTQHLVNCSNVKSRLSQAVEQVFSLALLNFSSASVTAACVCFCELLGVCSLKLRVDLKALNLILKLWSRNYEDGAEASFRQMLVEKAGKLVSDEKHTAQELLVHLEEAVRDALETKGVGRSSYEAAQDWALPVKFCHLHALPLSSAYPQDCACDGQWINFLLFVQLHSYPPQQVRSLAAGFSPALQAHISLAFQDLPAISPHTGLEEQGTVRDDNPEASGELFQVLLKSQEKASPWRYLLSESVRHHSPALSVLAACHQGAELLQCLCVWILTSVEDEISEEATAHIDENPSHHVWNLHDLSILWKTLLHRSKIRPLIRGFQLFQRESPLIYMLNMYELCYDYKDYQRGKDKLLHFQKCLLNLRSSSVVLSCDVLPVQWVESQASVLLLVLLKQSRTQYELRRLLQLLVDMERLLKSNGPDFKKLSQLSQVLSDTPVPLSPCLLEDYSTSALQGECRKMLEQLQDTGLFTQARKVAQLAELPVDCLIINELLRDLSALKAKRQWDRQETRLGFWRKCHHQLKTDCVDPETACQFFLSQAEEPLQSDSEVIQLQERCLLLGLAGHWLSCRESPLPVLRLAQLEKRQWEYRIRWLVLRTALERESLFAPSALSEDSFENLLKEFSFSKMAVVNDQAHLSLEGLPASEDDCALSEQDRKALSALVGQLLNEGSVNEASRVCRYFGSFHRDMWLVLRCRGLACGELQPGLPELHSPDGESRRSLPSSPSTSSLSSFVVVSSPEDAVLVQLKQLVDQCCHGKSYCKQVLSLYELSKELQCTYAEISSEEPEAVLRKVLLSQQSDRCKKAQAFISVQGLRSDAVAQLISSAVVDGLLSSSHEGQTGERLMYGPVDSREEFIQLAKLCGDPNLVGSKLLEIISTVPLSELSCTVEILILAHDCFSLTCNMEGIVRVLQAARHLSHTHLAHGEGYGLLVRLLTGIGRYNDMTYIFDLLHQNHRFEMLLRKKVESNVRLKTALLDYIKRCLPGDSEKHNMVALCFSMCREIGENHEAAARTQLKIIESQPWAITGDLKNTLVKVLTLLKDAAESYSKDSCVRQAVKCVKMAKLVTLQLHFLNHGQELRVINLRPSDLQSAIVSLPRCYQAFVLAEAYDHSPDWAEVLFQKIIVNGEFGYLEEFKRHRSLPTSLFEEISKKMLHHKPPASSSQNLKRLLSHCEDVYTHYKLAYEHKFLDVANMLLQDSKTNGFLNDRLGT comes from the exons ATGTGTTGTTTGGATACTGAGAGTAAACTGAAGATTAAAGACATCACTGACAGCAGTGGATCAGTGCACAGACTGCAGGAGTCTTACACAGA tttttgttggGAAGATCTGTCGGAGCACGACAGACAAGATGTCAACCCAAAGCTGCTTACCGTGGACTCTCAGTGCAGTCTGAGACTTTATGGGATAGATCCACATGGTCAAGTGTCTCTCGTGTGTGAGAGCCCTTCAGACACTTTACTGGAGTCTGTCAAAGACAACCATTCAG ATGTGTCAGAGCTGAGGACGGTGAGACTGCTGTCATTCATGGATGGCCGTTGTGTGCTGCTGGTGAACTCTAGTGTCGTGCTGCAGATCCGGTGGACGGAAGACTCCTCACACCTGTCCAGCTGTCGGCTCGGTTTACCTCCTCAGACGCAGGACGAGTGTGTCGATTATCATCTCTGCCGCGGAATTCTGTTCCTTCTGTTCGGTTCTGGAGTCACAT ATGTGTTCGACAGCACTGATGGGAAACTCATGGCGACTGTGGATTTACCGTCGTACTGCGGCGGGGGACAGACAGATGCAGACTTTTCTCCACCTGTAACTTTTTGTCGTTTCCAGATCTCGCATGATCTCAACGCCGCCGTGACCGTCACCTGCCACAACCAAGCGCTTGCCGTTGACCTGAATGACTACTTCCG GGTGTTTCCAGATCACCTTTGTTGTCGTGCGGCCCCCGATCGTCCGCTCATCAAGCCTGTGGAATCATGGGACCACGACAGCCTTTTAAGCTCCGCCCACAGCCTGTCAGTCCTGGACACGCCGTTCCAAACAGACAG GTCGTGGGAGTCTCGTCTGTCTTCTCTGTACATCCGTTCTAAAGCCCCGGCGCGTCCGGCTCACAGGCTACCCTGGTACAAAGATTTCCCCCACGTGGAGTGCCGTCGGGCATCGGCCACTGCCAAACTCTCCCAGCCCTCCGTGAAGCCAGGGGGCGCTGTGATGTGTTTCCACGTGCCGGAGGGAGCTACAGCAGCGATGCTGACCGTCTCCGAGTTCTCCGCCGTGGTCACGTTCGTCTCCCCGGGGAACACAACTCTGGCGTACTGGGACCTGGAGGGTGAAAGTGTCACATACCATCGCACAGAGACCCCTGCTGTACCTGTCCAGCGCTCGGATGAGGAACACCAGTGTCTGTTACTGAAGG GGTCTGGTCTGTCTGCCGTTTTGTTCTGCGTGACCCAAGAGGAACTTTTAAACAGGCTGATGGTTTTTGGCACCGCTGGTACGGTCGACTCGCTGTGCCATCTGAACGCCTGGGGACGCTGTTCGATCCCCATACACGCTCTGCAG GCCGGACTGAAGAACCACCAGCTGGACACGGTCGATTTCTTTCTGAAGAGTAAAGAGAACATCTTGAGTCCGACGTCCGGGTTCGTTCTGCCCGATCAAGCGTCCGCGGTCTCCAGTCAAACCCAGCTGAGGA atatTCACGCTCTGTGTCCGGCGCTGGATCTGCTGCACTCAGCGATTCAAGACACGCACACGGAAGCTCAGAGTCGACAGTTCTGCGAACAGTTACTGAGTATCACACTGACCTTCCTCAACACACAGACCAGAGTCCTCCTCACCGGAACACACG AGCTGGACGTCCACCTGCAGGAGTGCGTGCGGATTTTAGACGGCTACATTTCAGACCTGCGGGGTTACATGAAGAAATTTCCATGGCCAGACGGGGGCGCCGCTGAAACGCCTGCGTGTCCTCACACCCCGACGTCTGATGCAGCTACAGAGCGGGAGTGGCAGTCGATGTCTGATGAG GAAGTGGTTCAGCGTGCTGTATTGAGCAGACGGATTCCACACGCGCAGGCTTTCTTGCGCAGACGCTGTTCTGTTGAATGCAGTCTGGAGGACGTCAGGAAGACAGGACTGCGACGCGTCTTCACCTGTCTCACTCGCAGAGACCTGCAGACGGCCGAGATGCTGCTCGCTAACATG GCCTTTAATGTGAAGGAGCAGCTTCACAGTATCTGTGTTCACACTGCTGATCGGGATCTAAGGGCGTTCATG GTTGAAGAGCTTCAGAGGCAGAGTTACCTGTCACCTGGGGAGGTGAAGCAGGTTGAGTTCATTAAAACCATCGAGACTTTGTGCTCGACGCCCGCGACAAGATGCTCGAACCCTTTGGACTCCAGCAG gGTTCTGCAGATGACCCGGTCGGATCCAGAGAGCAGAAGACTTCTGGAGGAGATCGTACAAGACCCAGCGCGGTCCTCCTCCAGGTCCTTACTGGATTGTGTGCGTCTGGACTGGATCAGATGCTGGGACACAGACGCACAGAGTTCAGTTCTTCTGTCCAGACTGCAGGACTCCA ctcTTGGTTCATGTGATGCCGTCACGCTCTGGTCGTATCTCACCTGTCTTCACGATTGGGGTCGAGTCACCGCATGGGTCTGCAGTATGACTGCGAGAGATACGGAGACCACCGCTGCCCCCCGCTGGCCTGCGCTGACACCACACATCATCAACAGCTACAGCCACTGCGGAGAATACATGCGCAATCAAATCCTGGACCTGCTCGCTCC GCAGGGGCTGTTTGTCCAGTCGGAGATGGATGACTTTGAGCAGTTGCTATGGCGACTGGGTCAAGCTGGAGGAGTGATGCGGGATGGGAGCGGTCCCCCCGTCCCACAATTCCTCTCTTCACAGGGGCAAGAGTTTCACCAGCGCTTCATTCTGCACTGTCTGGAGAACAGTCTGCAGTATCTGCTCTACACGTACCTGGAGCACTACAG GTTAACTCCCGGGAATTGTCCAGGTCTGGACGACAGGAACTTGTTTGAAAGTTTCCcctggtttgaaatgatgctgaAGTTACAGAGAATCCCCAGAGACCTCAAAG ATCCGGAGCGGGTGTTCCAGGCGAGTCTGACAGGAGCTCAGGTTCTGTTGCCCGGCAGTCAGGCGAGCATTAGCAGCATGTTACTGGAGGGTCACAGTCTGCTCGCCCTCTCTACAATCATGTTCAGACCGGGCGGCATTGACCAG GCGAtgcgagagggagagagaggtcaGGACCCTTTGAGTCGTGTGGACCCTCAGCTGTTGAGAATGGCTCTGGGTGCGTATCCGAAACTCAAAACGGCTCTTTTCCCCCAGATCGGTCCCCGCGGGGCGTCCTCCTGTGATATATCCCTCTATCACCTCATGCAG tctTTGCAGCCATTGGATCCTTCCAGACTCTTCAGTTGGCAGGCGGGGAACGTCGCGGGCGGCACCG AAACATCCTCCGAGCCGCCTCATTTCTCCAGCCCTCATCTGGTCAGCAGACACTCCCTCATTGAGAACCTGGACTATCTGTATTACCTGAGCCACAGGCGCCCGGCGTTCGCCTACGGGGTTTTCCTCACACAACATCTGGTGAACTGCAGTAACGTAAAGTCACG GTTATCTCAAGCCGTGGAGCAGGTCTTCTCTTTAGCTCTGTTGAACTTCAGCTCCGCCTCCGTGACGgcggcgtgtgtgtgtttctgcgaGCTGCTAGGCGTGTGTAGTCTCAAACTGAGGGTGGATCTGAAAGCGCTCAACCTCATCCTCAAACTCTGGAGCCGGAACTATGAGGATGGAGCCGAAGCCTCGTTCAGACAGATGCTCG TTGAAAAGGCCGGTAAGCTGGTGTCCGATGAGAAACACACGGCTCAGGAGCTCTTGGTCCACCTGGAGGAGGCAGTCAGAGATGCTCTGGAGACGAAAGGCGTCGGTCG GTCATCATACGAGGCGGCGCAGGATTGGGCTCTTCCTGTGAAGTTCTGTCATCTCCACGCCCTGCCTCTAAGCTCCGCTTACCCGCAGGACTGCGCGTGTGATGGACAGTGGATCAACTTTCTGTTGTTTGTACAGTTACACAGTTATCCTCCCCAACAG GTGAGATCTCTGGCTGCCGGTTTCAGTCCGGCTCTTCAGGCTCACATCTCTTTGGCGTTTCAAGACCTCCCGGCCATAAGCCCTCACACGGGTTTGGAGGAGCAGGGGACGGTCAGAGATGACAACCCAGAAGCTTCTGGAGAACTGTTTCAGGTTCTGCTGAAGAGTCAAGAGAAAGCCAGTCCCTGGAGATATCTGCTGTCTGAATCCGTCCGTCATCACAGTCCTGCGCTCTCCGTACTCGCCGCCTGCCATCAG GGCGCAGAACTGCTTCAGTGTCTCTGCGTTTGGATACTGACGTCCGTAGAGGACGAGATCTCCGAGGAGGCCACCGCTCACATCGACGAGAACCCCAGTCATCACGTGTGGAACCTCCATGACCTCTCCATCTTATGGAAGACCCTCCTCCACAGGAGCAAGATCAGGCCTCTGATTCGTGGATTCCAGCTCTTTCAGAGG GAGTCTCCACTGATTTACATGTTGAACATGTATGAACTCTGTTACGACTACAAAGATTATCAGAGAGGCAAAGACAAACTCCTACATTTCCAGAAATGTCTGCTGAAC TTGCGGAGCAGCAGTGTCGTGTTGAGCTGTGACGTTCTGCCGGTCCAGTGGGTGGAGTCTCAAGCGTCGGTTCTTCTGTTGGTTCTCCTGAAGCAGAGCAGAACTCAATACGAGCTCAGACGTCTTCTTCAGCTGCTGGTGGACATGGAGCGTCTTCTCAAATCTAACG GTCCAGACTTTAAGAAGCTCAGTCAGTTGAGTCAGGTGCTCTCAGATACGCCCGTCCCGCTGTCTCCGTGTCTCCTGGAGGATTATTCCACCTCCGCTCTGCAGGGGGAGTGCAGGAAGATGCTGGAACAGCTGCAGGACACGGGACTCTTCACGCAGGCCAGGAAAGTTGCGCAGTTGGCCGAGCTGCCCGTCGACTGCCTGATTATAAATGAG CTCTTGCGAGATCTGTCCGCTCTCAAAGCCAAGCGTCAGTGGGACAGACAGGAAACCCGTCTGGGGTTCTGGAGGAAGTGTCATCATCAGCTGAAGACGGATTGTGTCGACCCTGAGACGGCCTGCCAGTTCTTTCTGTCTCAGGCTGAG GAGCCCTTGCAGTCGGATTCAGAGGTCATTCAGCTTCAAGAACGCTGTCTTCTGCTGGGCCTGGCGGGTCATTGGCTGTCATGCCGTGAGTCTCCGCTGCCCGTCCTGCGTCTGGCACAGCTGGAGAAACGACAGTGGGAATATCGCATCCGATGGCTGGTCCTCCGCACGGCTCTGGAACGAGAGAGTTTGTTCGCTCCCTCCGCGCTCTCGGAAGATTCCTTCGAAAACCTCCTGAAAGAGTTTTCCTTTTCCAAAATGGCCGTCGTAAACGACCAGGCGCATCTGAGTCTGGAGGGTCTTCCGGCGAGCGAAGACGACTGCGCGCTGTCCGAACAAGACCGTAAAGCTCTGAGCGCTCTCGTTGGCCAGCTGCTGAACGAAGGGAGCGTGAACGAAGCGAGTCGAGTGTGTCGATACTTCGGCTCGTTTCACAGAGACATGTGGCTGGTTCTGAGGTGTCGTGGGTTGGCGTGTGGAGAGCTGCAGCCGGGACTGCCGGAGCTTCACAGTCCGGATGGAGAATCTAGACGCAGTTTGCCATCAT ctcCCAGTACGAGCAGTCTGTCGTCATTTGTGGTGGTTTCATCTCCTGAAGATGCCGTCTTGGTTCAACTCAAGCAGCTGGTGGATCAGTGCTGTCACGGCAAGAGTTACTGCAAACAGGTTCTCAGCCTCTACGAGCTTTCAAAG GAGCTGCAGTGCACATACGCAGAGATCTCGTCTGAAGAACCCGAGGCGGTTCTGCGGAAGGTTCTTCTGTCTCAGCAGTCGGATCGCTGTAAGAAAGCTCAAGCGTTCATCAGTGTTCAGGGCCTGCGCTCCGATGCCGTGGCTCAGCTCATATCTTCAGCTGTGGTGGACGGTCTGCTCAGCTCATCTCACGAGGGTCAAACAG GAGAGCGTCTCATGTACGGGCCGGTGGACAGCAGGGAGGAGTTCATTCAACTCGCCAAACTGTGTGGAGATCCAAACCTGGTGGGAAGCAAACTGCTGGAGATCATCTCCACCGTTCCTCTGTCAGAGCTCAGCTGCA CTGTAGAGATCTTGATTTTAGCTCACGATTGCTTCAGTCTCACCTGTAACATGGAGGGTATCGTGAGGGTCCTGCAGGCTGCCAGACACCTGAGTCACACACACCTGGCTCACGGCGAAGGATACGGACTGCTG GTGCGTCTGCTCACAGGTATCGGCAGGTACAATGACATGACGTATATCTTTGACCTGTTGCATCAGAACCATCGGTTTGAGATGCTGCTGAGGAAGAAAGTGGAATCG aACGTCAGACTGAAGACGGCCTTGTTGGATTACATCAAGCGTTGTCTGCCGGGGGACAGCGAGAAGCACAACATGGTCGCTCTGTGTTTCAGCATGTGCCGTGAGATCGGAGAAAACCACGAGGCCGCTGCGAGAACACAGCTGAAGATCATCGAATCCCAGCCGTGGG CCATCACTGGAGATCTGAAGAACACTTTAGTGAAGGTTCTGACTTTACTGAAAGACGCGGCTGAGAGCTACTCAAAg